From the Actinomadura luzonensis genome, the window ACGCCCCGCTCCGACGACGGCCAAAGGAATGGGAGCGGAGGTCGAGGCCATGATGCTAGGTGACGGTCCTGAGCGATCGCTCGTACCGCGTGAAGCGCCGGATCTTGTGGTAATCCGTCTCCGACGGGCTGTCGAGCGCGTACTCGTCGGCGAAGAGCGGCAAATCCTCGCGTGGCGGACGGATGAATTCCTCACCATCCGTGTAGGGCCGCACGATGATCCGTTGTTCGCGGTTCAGGCCGTCCAGCCATTCCTTCGGATATTCATAGTATCCGTTGAGCCAGCTCGGCGCGTAGGTGATGAAGATGGTGATCCGGGTCCGGTCGCTCTCGTTGGGATCGATGCGGTGCCACACATTGGCGTGTGCGATCGACAACGTGCCCGCGCGGCCGCAGATGACGCGCTGCCGGTCGCTGACCCCGTTGCCGCTGTGCTCTTCCGCATAGTCCTCGCGATGGCTGCCCGGCACGTAGACGTAATTGCCCATCCGCGGCTCCGGCAGGTCGGTGAGCCAATATCCGAAGCGCAACTTCAGGGGCAGGTGCGGCGAGAATACGCGGTAGGGCACCGCTCTCGGACCGTCGATGTGCCAATGGTTGACGACTCCGCCGGGGGGGCGGATGAACAGGTCCGACTGCACGAGCTGCAACTGGTCTCCGTACAGGTCGTACGCGAACCCGACGTGCCGGGCGTGATCGACGAGTTCCCTGAACGCCTCGTGCTGAGGAATGATGTTCGCCATTCGGAAGGCGTGCTCAGGGTCGTAGTGGTCATAGGCGGAGGCCAGCTCTTCTGCGGCCTCCCGATACCGCTGGACGTCCGCCTGGCCGATGGCATCCGGAATGGTGACGAAGCCATCCTCGGCGAACTCCCGCCACAGGTCGGGAGTGAAGCCTGGAGGGGCCTTGCGGGTGACCGACCGGTCTGACATCTGTCCTCCTCTGAACGCGCCTGGCCACCACGTGGCCGACATGATTGAGCTAGATCGCGAGCGAACGACGACGGTCGAAATGGGCCACGAGTTCGTCCGAGGCGACGGCGCCGGCCCGATCCACGGCCGTCTGCCGCAGCCAGGTCAGGCAGGCGGCCAGATCGTCCTGGTCGTAGGTGCGGCTGCGACTTGTCAGAATCGATTCGATCAGCGCCCGGCCGGAGTGTTTCCCCAGGACGTAGCGCCGCTCTCCGCCGACCTCCTCCGGCGGGAACGGCTCGAAGGTCGACGAATCCTTGAGCATGGCGTTGACGTGTATTCCGGACTCGTGCGCGAACACGTTGGCGCCGACGATGGGCTGCCAGGGGAC encodes:
- a CDS encoding phytanoyl-CoA dioxygenase family protein — its product is MSDRSVTRKAPPGFTPDLWREFAEDGFVTIPDAIGQADVQRYREAAEELASAYDHYDPEHAFRMANIIPQHEAFRELVDHARHVGFAYDLYGDQLQLVQSDLFIRPPGGVVNHWHIDGPRAVPYRVFSPHLPLKLRFGYWLTDLPEPRMGNYVYVPGSHREDYAEEHSGNGVSDRQRVICGRAGTLSIAHANVWHRIDPNESDRTRITIFITYAPSWLNGYYEYPKEWLDGLNREQRIIVRPYTDGEEFIRPPREDLPLFADEYALDSPSETDYHKIRRFTRYERSLRTVT